A window of Candidatus Cloacimonadota bacterium contains these coding sequences:
- a CDS encoding thioredoxin family protein yields MKPTLLLILLLAFSVVGCTAKEAKPADNSDSSPTLNIEKKDEIAEKPQAEEPVYEHGSWITDYKAALEYAKELKRPILANFTGSDWCVWCYRIRDEIFTQDAFKAYARENLVLLTLDFPRGKKLPAEEVAQNQRLMNQFGVQGFPTILLIDANGKEIARTGYRDGGAAAYVKHLKDLLAK; encoded by the coding sequence ATGAAACCAACTCTGCTACTAATCTTGCTGTTGGCTTTTTCTGTGGTGGGATGCACCGCCAAGGAAGCCAAACCCGCAGATAATTCCGACAGCTCGCCAACCCTGAATATCGAAAAAAAAGATGAGATCGCTGAAAAGCCTCAAGCCGAAGAACCCGTTTATGAGCATGGTTCCTGGATCACGGATTACAAAGCCGCCCTCGAATATGCCAAAGAGTTAAAACGCCCCATCCTGGCAAACTTCACCGGTTCAGACTGGTGTGTCTGGTGCTACCGCATCCGCGATGAGATATTCACCCAAGACGCTTTCAAAGCCTATGCCCGTGAGAATCTGGTTCTGTTGACCCTGGATTTTCCCCGCGGCAAAAAGCTTCCCGCCGAGGAAGTGGCTCAAAACCAAAGGCTTATGAATCAGTTTGGGGTTCAAGGTTTCCCAACCATATTGCTGATTGATGCCAATGGGAAGGAAATCGCGCGCACTGGCTATCGTGATGGTGGTGCGGCAGCGTATGTGAAGCACCTGAAGGATCTTCTGGCAAAATAA
- a CDS encoding OsmC family protein yields MSSKTTLEWTGGMSFDGVVNGHHIILDTDSKWGGQDKGPRPKPLLLLALSGCSGMDTVSLLEKMRVQDYKFRVDVEADSTSDHPITYHTIRMDFRFWGENIPQDKVVKAVTMSIERYCGAHAMLSRSANIISKIYINDQEVTT; encoded by the coding sequence ATGAGCTCAAAGACCACGCTTGAATGGACAGGCGGCATGTCCTTTGATGGTGTCGTAAACGGACATCACATCATTCTTGATACCGACTCCAAATGGGGCGGACAAGATAAAGGCCCCAGGCCAAAACCTCTGTTGTTGCTCGCTTTGAGTGGCTGTTCCGGAATGGACACAGTTTCTCTATTGGAAAAAATGCGCGTGCAGGATTATAAGTTTAGGGTGGACGTGGAAGCTGATTCAACTTCCGACCATCCAATAACTTACCACACTATTCGCATGGATTTTCGTTTTTGGGGAGAAAATATTCCGCAGGATAAAGTGGTCAAAGCGGTAACTATGTCAATTGAACGTTACTGCGGCGCCCACGCCATGTTGTCCCGTTCTGCAAACATTATTTCCAAAATTTACATCAACGATCAAGAGGTAACTACATGA
- a CDS encoding MarR family transcriptional regulator → MKVNADHFHGLITRLQVVLSEIDYAQKACLQAGKMECQLLNHLYVVKEPINMNELAKVLNVSHSRITRIMDNLVSKKLVMRKPSEKDRRCWFAIITDKGKKLAENSRQTVVDHQKKIISQIPENEIEAVYKSLKSYVEKYEKVLQKTVVGI, encoded by the coding sequence ATGAAAGTAAACGCCGATCATTTCCATGGTCTCATCACCAGGCTTCAGGTAGTTCTGAGCGAGATTGACTATGCCCAGAAGGCGTGTCTGCAGGCTGGCAAAATGGAATGCCAGTTACTCAACCACCTCTACGTGGTAAAAGAACCCATCAACATGAACGAGCTTGCAAAAGTTCTCAACGTTTCCCACAGCCGTATCACCAGGATTATGGACAATCTGGTCAGCAAAAAACTCGTGATGCGCAAACCCTCTGAAAAAGACCGCCGCTGCTGGTTTGCCATCATCACCGATAAAGGTAAAAAGCTGGCTGAAAACAGCCGCCAAACTGTTGTTGACCATCAAAAGAAGATCATTTCCCAGATCCCTGAAAATGAAATCGAAGCTGTTTATAAATCCCTGAAAAGCTATGTGGAAAAATATGAGAAAGTGCTGCAAAAAACAGTGGTGGGAATCTAA
- a CDS encoding glutaredoxin family protein, whose translation MRTKIIVFGTPTCSWCKKVKTYLSDKGFKYKYIDVSKDDQALRDMQRKTGQLGVPQLWINNNAVVGFDKSKINRLLQIQQ comes from the coding sequence ATGAGAACAAAGATAATTGTTTTTGGAACACCAACTTGCTCTTGGTGTAAAAAAGTCAAAACCTATCTTTCTGATAAAGGCTTTAAATATAAATATATAGATGTGTCAAAAGATGATCAAGCCCTGCGCGATATGCAGCGCAAAACCGGACAATTGGGCGTCCCCCAGCTTTGGATAAATAACAACGCAGTGGTGGGCTTCGACAAAAGCAAAATCAACCGCCTGCTGCAAATACAACAATAG
- the radA gene encoding DNA repair protein RadA gives MAKAFFCTDCGFESSKWSGKCPSCGSWSTMKESARVTGKPSKGGTPDHRAPKPERLRDLKLSDTTRMATGIREFDLVIGGGIVNGMLVLIGGEPGIGKSTLMMQLSEWMGSKGKKVLYVSGEESDEQIHLRSVRLNVQSENVWLLCTNDAEAMLAAMEESSPDIMIVDSIQSVSLPSVDSLPGSITQLRETSNRILRSAKMLKIPVFMVGHVTKEGFVAGPKIIEHMVDTVLYFEGELRGQYKVLRAVKNRFGSTNEIGIFEMTNAGLMQVSEPNHVFLSDTGEHNGSSIGCLMEGSRSFLVEVQALATSSNYGTPQRVVVGLEQKKLAILLAILEKNLALYLRSSDVFINLAGGIRSTDPGLDLAILAAIISSLKDKPLPDKSVFIGEVGLNGEVRPVTQLEARVNEAARLGYEKIFVSAHAKLRHKGKAIRIRDVRELYNSLDK, from the coding sequence ATGGCAAAAGCATTTTTTTGCACCGATTGTGGTTTTGAATCCAGCAAGTGGAGCGGTAAATGTCCCTCCTGCGGGAGTTGGTCCACGATGAAAGAAAGCGCGCGCGTGACCGGAAAACCGAGCAAAGGTGGAACGCCGGATCACCGCGCTCCCAAACCAGAACGGTTGCGTGACCTGAAACTTAGTGATACAACCCGCATGGCAACAGGAATCAGGGAGTTTGATCTGGTGATTGGCGGCGGGATTGTGAATGGAATGCTTGTTTTGATTGGAGGCGAGCCTGGCATTGGGAAATCCACCCTGATGATGCAACTTTCGGAGTGGATGGGCAGCAAGGGCAAAAAAGTCCTTTATGTTTCAGGTGAGGAAAGCGATGAGCAAATTCATTTGCGCAGCGTGAGACTGAATGTGCAAAGTGAAAATGTTTGGCTGCTTTGCACGAACGACGCGGAGGCGATGCTCGCGGCGATGGAGGAAAGCAGTCCGGATATTATGATTGTGGATTCCATTCAATCGGTAAGCTTGCCGAGCGTGGATTCACTGCCTGGCAGTATCACGCAATTGCGGGAAACCAGCAACCGAATTCTGCGCAGTGCCAAAATGTTGAAAATACCTGTGTTTATGGTTGGACACGTGACCAAGGAAGGCTTTGTGGCAGGTCCCAAAATCATTGAGCATATGGTGGACACGGTACTGTATTTTGAAGGTGAATTGCGGGGACAATATAAAGTCCTGCGTGCGGTCAAAAACAGGTTTGGCTCCACCAACGAGATTGGTATTTTTGAGATGACGAATGCCGGTTTGATGCAGGTTTCAGAACCAAATCATGTTTTTCTTTCCGATACCGGTGAGCATAATGGAAGTTCGATTGGCTGTTTGATGGAGGGTTCCAGATCGTTTTTGGTGGAAGTGCAAGCGCTTGCCACTTCTTCAAATTATGGAACTCCGCAACGTGTGGTGGTTGGTTTGGAACAAAAGAAACTGGCGATTTTGCTGGCAATCCTGGAGAAAAACTTGGCTCTGTATCTGCGTTCCAGCGATGTGTTTATAAATCTCGCGGGGGGGATTAGGTCCACCGATCCGGGTTTGGATCTGGCAATTTTGGCCGCCATTATTTCCAGCCTGAAAGACAAGCCTTTGCCAGATAAATCCGTTTTTATCGGTGAAGTTGGTTTGAACGGTGAGGTGCGCCCCGTGACACAGCTTGAGGCTCGTGTGAATGAAGCAGCCAGGCTGGGCTATGAAAAAATATTCGTTTCCGCGCACGCGAAGCTGCGCCACAAGGGCAAGGCAATTCGCATCCGGGACGTGCGTGAGCTTTATAACAGTTTGGACAAGTGA